A window of Panicum virgatum strain AP13 chromosome 8K, P.virgatum_v5, whole genome shotgun sequence contains these coding sequences:
- the LOC120645282 gene encoding uncharacterized protein LOC120645282, which translates to MPHSHNWDNNLLIQTFDNTAVNEIIKLHPVPNTDQDILRWKPANNGTCTTKAIYNHLASNQIINLPSQGSRSITPQTNQILKRAWKMKNLPPIIKTFAWRLIRRALPTAERASRYSTQPDYNCAACGNIENDAHLFFQCHLPRAVWFSSSPSVITTNLPYEQDGVQLILEQVVMPLNLDDSKFATLLTTMWYIWKARNERKYLGKKWTPIQVSSIQGSNHLQQVFGNTIAYPASIHTEGQLPQTNSFRITQPALIEGIRCYTDASTSPDQPTQSYRHAGIGIFFLVPQVQAARSIFIKATVVNVHSVFMAEAAALALAATIAQALHFPNVTFLSDSQQLVQALNSNSQENLPDWRAKPFTQIYRNSLPQINGKIFKILRSLNTTADTLARQASLHNSSHNVSFQPVCSFGMHNHQCDLFQALNHVNLQSFRLIAACCC; encoded by the exons ATGCCTCATAGCCACAATTGGGACAATAATCTTCTTATTCAGACCTTTGATAACACCGCGGTCAACGAAATAATCAAGCTTCATCCTGTCCCTAACACCGACCAAGACATCCTCAGATGGAAACCGGCCAATAATGGTACTTGCACCACCAAAGCCATCTATAACCATTTAGCCTCTAACCAGATTATTAATCTTCCTAGCCAAGGCTCCAGAAGCATTACCCCTCAAACCAACCAAATCCTCAAAAGAGCCTGGAAAATGAAAAACCTCCCTCCTATCATTAAAACCTTTGCATGGAGGCTGATCAGAAGAGCCCTACCGACTGCTGAACGAGCTTCAAGGTACTCTACCCAACCTGACTATAATTGTGCTGCATGTGGAAATATCGAAAATGATGCTCACCTTTTCTTCCAATGCCACTTACCCCGAGCagtctggttttcttcatctcCTTCTGTTATTACCACTAATCTCCCCTATGAGCAAGATGGGGTTCAGTTAATTTTAGAACAGGTCGTCATGCCTCTCAATCTGGATGACAGCAAGTTTGCCACGCTCCTAACCACAATGTGGTACATTTGGAAGGCGAGGAACGAAAGAAAATATCTGGGCAAAAAATGGACTCCTATTCAG GTTTCTTCCATCCAGGGCTCCAACCATCTACAACAGGTCTTTGGCAATACAATTGCATACCCCGCCTCTATCCACACTGAAGGACAATTGCCCCAGACCAACTCTTTCAGGATCACGCAACCTGCGCTCATAGAAGGCATAAGATGCTACACCGACGCCTCCACTTCACCGGACCAACCCACTCAGTCCTACAGACATGCTGGAATTGGTATCTTCTTTCTCGTACCGCAGGTACAAGCAGCAAGATCTATTTTCATCAAAGCAACTGTGGTCAACGTTCACTCTGTCTTCATGGCAGAGGCAGCAGCTCTGGCTCTAGCTGCAACTATTGCTCAGGCTCTTCACTTCCCCAATGTTACCTTTCTATCAGATTCACAACAACTAGTACAAGCTCTCAACTCCAACAGCCAGGAGAATCTTCCAGATTGGAGAGCCAAGCCTTTTACTCAGATCTACAGGAACTCCCTTCCTCAAATCAACGGCAAGATCTTTAAAATTCTCAGGTCCCTCAACACTACTGCCGACACATTAGCTAGACAGGCTTCTCTCCATAATTCTTCTCATAATGTATCATTTCAACCTGTCTGCTCCTTCGGGATGCATAATCATCAGTGCGATCTCTTCCAAGCACTGAATCATGTAAACCTTCAGTCCTTTCGGCTGATTGCAGCTTGTTGCTGCTAA
- the LOC120645284 gene encoding myb-related protein MYBAS1-like, translating to MVTVREEMRKGPWTEQEDMQLVCTVRLFGDRRWDFIAQVSGLNRTGKSCRLRWVNYLHPGLKHGRMSPKEERLIIELHARWGNRWSRIARRLPGRTDNEIKNYWRTHMRKKAQERKMSISPSSSSSSVTYQSCLLDTCPVIGMGTGDTHNGSSCVTSSLESTQSAMDAYPIDQIWREIEAPQASAFLNIAEGKEKTCSSIPCPLPSPAMWDYKCPEIFWKMADEEIRMLAP from the exons ATGGTGACTGTCAGAGAGGAGATGCGTAAGGGGCCATGGACAGAGCAGGAGGACATGCAACTGGTATGCACTGTCCGCCTGTTCGGTGACCGTCGTTGGGACTTCATTGCCCAAGTCTCAG GCCTCAACAGGACAGGAAAGAGCTGCCGCCTCCGGTGGGTGAACTACCTCCACCCTGGCCTCAAACATGGCCGCATGTCCCCAAAAGAGGAGCGCCTTATTATTGAGCTCCATGCTCGGTGGGGGAACAG GTGGTCTAGGATAGCACGGAGGCTGCCAGGGCGCACAGACAATGAGATCAAGAACTACTGGAGGACACACATGAGAAAGAAGGCACAAGAGAGAAAGATGAGCATATCACCttcatcctcatcctcttcaGTGACATACCAATCCTGCCTTCTTGACACCTGTCCAGTCATTGGGATGGGCACTGGTGACACTCACAACGGCAGTAGCTGTGTCACCAGCTCCCTTGAGAGCACCCAGAGTGCCATGGATGCATATCCCATTGATCAGATATGGAGGGAGATCGAGGCACCACAGGCATCTGCCTTCCTGAACATTGCTGAAGGAAAAGAGAAGACATGCAGCAGTATTCCCTGTCCTCTGCCATCACCTGCTATGTGGGATTATAAATGCCCTGAGATATTCTGGAAGATGGCAGATGAAGAAATCAGGATGTTGGCTCCATAA